From Kogia breviceps isolate mKogBre1 chromosome 2, mKogBre1 haplotype 1, whole genome shotgun sequence, one genomic window encodes:
- the MAIP1 gene encoding m-AAA protease-interacting protein 1, mitochondrial isoform X3 — MALAVSLLPRLLFSRPLPGSAARLWTPGSADVWPPLAGLCCFCRRRLGSEAAQFPRVSWASAALALPARAPQRPLLSPLGLPTTLPAFPSCPRRTYSTEEQPQQRQKTKMIILGFSNPISWIRTRIYSFLIWAYFDQEFSIAEFSEGAKQAFAHVSKLLSQSKFDLLEELVAKETLRVLKEKVTSLPDNHKNALAADIDEIVYTSTGDISIYYDEQENRR, encoded by the exons ATGGCGCTGGCCGTCAGTCTTTTACCCCGCTTGCTGTTTTCTCGGCCTCTGCCGGGTTCGGCCGCCCGACTCTGGACTCCCGGTTCGGCCGACGTGTGGCCGCCGTTGGCTGGACTTTGCTGCTTCTGCCGCCGCCGCCTCGGCTCGGAAGCGGCCCAATTTCCTCGAGTCTCTTGGGCCTCCGCGGCCTTGGCGCTGCCTGCTCGGGCTCCTCAGCGTCCCCTGCTCAGCCCTCTGGGACTCCCCACAACCCTTCCCGCTTTCCCTTCGTGCCCTCGGCGAACCTACAGCACCGAGGAGCAGCCCCAGCAGCGCCAGAAAACCAAGATGATCATCCTGGGGTTCTCCAATCCCATCAGCTGGATTCGGACTCGAATTTACTCCTTCCTTATCTGGGCCTATTTCGACCAAGAGTTCAGCATCGCAGAATTCTCAGAAGGAGCGAAGCAG gcttttgctCATGTGTCCAAGCTGCTGTCACAGAGTAAGTTTGATCTATTGGAAGAACTTGTGGCCAAAGAG ACACTACGTGTATTGAAAGAAAAGGTTACTTCACTCCCTGACAACCATAAAAATGCCCTTGCTGCTGACATAGATGAAATTGTATATACATCAACAGGAGACATCTCCATTTACTACGATGAGCAAG AAAATAGAAGGTAG
- the MAIP1 gene encoding m-AAA protease-interacting protein 1, mitochondrial isoform X1: MALAVSLLPRLLFSRPLPGSAARLWTPGSADVWPPLAGLCCFCRRRLGSEAAQFPRVSWASAALALPARAPQRPLLSPLGLPTTLPAFPSCPRRTYSTEEQPQQRQKTKMIILGFSNPISWIRTRIYSFLIWAYFDQEFSIAEFSEGAKQAFAHVSKLLSQSKFDLLEELVAKETLRVLKEKVTSLPDNHKNALAADIDEIVYTSTGDISIYYDEQGRKFVNILMCFWYLTSANIPSETISGASVFQVKLGDQNVETKQLLSASYEFQREFTQGVKPDWTIARIEHPKLLE, encoded by the exons ATGGCGCTGGCCGTCAGTCTTTTACCCCGCTTGCTGTTTTCTCGGCCTCTGCCGGGTTCGGCCGCCCGACTCTGGACTCCCGGTTCGGCCGACGTGTGGCCGCCGTTGGCTGGACTTTGCTGCTTCTGCCGCCGCCGCCTCGGCTCGGAAGCGGCCCAATTTCCTCGAGTCTCTTGGGCCTCCGCGGCCTTGGCGCTGCCTGCTCGGGCTCCTCAGCGTCCCCTGCTCAGCCCTCTGGGACTCCCCACAACCCTTCCCGCTTTCCCTTCGTGCCCTCGGCGAACCTACAGCACCGAGGAGCAGCCCCAGCAGCGCCAGAAAACCAAGATGATCATCCTGGGGTTCTCCAATCCCATCAGCTGGATTCGGACTCGAATTTACTCCTTCCTTATCTGGGCCTATTTCGACCAAGAGTTCAGCATCGCAGAATTCTCAGAAGGAGCGAAGCAG gcttttgctCATGTGTCCAAGCTGCTGTCACAGAGTAAGTTTGATCTATTGGAAGAACTTGTGGCCAAAGAG ACACTACGTGTATTGAAAGAAAAGGTTACTTCACTCCCTGACAACCATAAAAATGCCCTTGCTGCTGACATAGATGAAATTGTATATACATCAACAGGAGACATCTCCATTTACTACGATGAGCAAG GAAGGAAGTTTGTTAACATCCTGATGTGCTTTTGGTATCTAACCAGTGCCAATATCCCCAGTGAAACTATAAGTGGAGCCAGTGTGTTCCAGGTTAAGTTGGGGGATCAGAACGTGGAAACTAAACAACTTCTTAGTGCAAGCTATGA ATTTCAGAGGGAGTTTACACAAGGAGTAAAGCCTGACTGGACCATTGCACGGATTGAACACCCAAAGTTATTAGAATAA
- the MAIP1 gene encoding m-AAA protease-interacting protein 1, mitochondrial isoform X2 gives MALAVSLLPRLLFSRPLPGSAARLWTPGSADVWPPLAGLCCFCRRRLGSEAAQFPRVSWASAALALPARAPQRPLLSPLGLPTTLPAFPSCPRRTYSTEEQPQQRQKTKMIILGFSNPISWIRTRIYSFLIWAYFDQEFSIAEFSEGAKQAFAHVSKLLSQSKFDLLEELVAKETLRVLKEKVTSLPDNHKNALAADIDEIVYTSTGDISIYYDEQDFRGSLHKE, from the exons ATGGCGCTGGCCGTCAGTCTTTTACCCCGCTTGCTGTTTTCTCGGCCTCTGCCGGGTTCGGCCGCCCGACTCTGGACTCCCGGTTCGGCCGACGTGTGGCCGCCGTTGGCTGGACTTTGCTGCTTCTGCCGCCGCCGCCTCGGCTCGGAAGCGGCCCAATTTCCTCGAGTCTCTTGGGCCTCCGCGGCCTTGGCGCTGCCTGCTCGGGCTCCTCAGCGTCCCCTGCTCAGCCCTCTGGGACTCCCCACAACCCTTCCCGCTTTCCCTTCGTGCCCTCGGCGAACCTACAGCACCGAGGAGCAGCCCCAGCAGCGCCAGAAAACCAAGATGATCATCCTGGGGTTCTCCAATCCCATCAGCTGGATTCGGACTCGAATTTACTCCTTCCTTATCTGGGCCTATTTCGACCAAGAGTTCAGCATCGCAGAATTCTCAGAAGGAGCGAAGCAG gcttttgctCATGTGTCCAAGCTGCTGTCACAGAGTAAGTTTGATCTATTGGAAGAACTTGTGGCCAAAGAG ACACTACGTGTATTGAAAGAAAAGGTTACTTCACTCCCTGACAACCATAAAAATGCCCTTGCTGCTGACATAGATGAAATTGTATATACATCAACAGGAGACATCTCCATTTACTACGATGAGCAAG ATTTCAGAGGGAGTTTACACAAGGAGTAA